A stretch of the Sorangium aterium genome encodes the following:
- a CDS encoding phytanoyl-CoA dioxygenase family protein — protein sequence MNSRPATTDTTADSRDTSGKIQRALAQPALFDGGPRRVPLQQAVAPLRDEAAKYLVERGFTSRPLPLEELHHHVSAEDQAWTTERLSRASCELASASPGLLAAYHDLVRLVAREVLGFDVVFERDPPLRFHFPVPAPQRFRAPDGSLLTHHSDILLGDYFEQINMWLPLTDAAGSASLLATPFETSIEVLRAFAASVGYDFGRFRTGRTAFYELLVSDDALRGKLSAACLPVPVRWGDLLMFDPRVVHGTAENREGTTRVSIDFRVVPLDAYERLVAEDAGKHTIEGHVAVRGGFYDERSAFQL from the coding sequence ATGAACTCACGACCGGCGACGACCGACACCACGGCGGACTCGCGCGATACGAGCGGCAAGATCCAGCGGGCGCTCGCGCAGCCAGCGCTGTTTGACGGTGGGCCCCGGCGTGTTCCCCTCCAGCAGGCGGTCGCGCCGCTTCGCGACGAGGCCGCGAAATACCTCGTGGAGCGGGGATTCACGAGCCGACCCCTTCCCCTGGAGGAACTGCACCACCACGTCTCGGCGGAGGACCAGGCCTGGACGACGGAGAGGCTGAGTCGCGCTTCCTGCGAGCTCGCCAGCGCCTCGCCCGGCCTGCTCGCCGCATACCACGATCTCGTGCGGCTCGTCGCGCGGGAGGTGCTCGGCTTCGACGTCGTCTTCGAGCGCGATCCGCCGCTCCGCTTTCACTTCCCCGTGCCGGCTCCCCAGCGCTTCCGCGCGCCGGACGGCAGCCTGCTCACCCACCACTCGGACATCCTGCTGGGGGACTACTTCGAGCAAATCAACATGTGGCTCCCGTTGACGGACGCCGCGGGCTCGGCCTCCCTCCTGGCGACGCCGTTCGAGACCAGCATCGAGGTGCTGCGCGCCTTCGCGGCGAGCGTCGGTTACGATTTCGGGCGCTTCCGCACGGGGCGCACCGCGTTCTATGAGCTGCTCGTCTCGGACGACGCGCTCCGCGGCAAGCTCTCCGCTGCGTGCCTTCCGGTGCCCGTGCGGTGGGGCGATCTGCTGATGTTCGATCCCCGCGTGGTGCACGGGACGGCGGAGAACCGCGAGGGCACGACCCGCGTGAGCATCGACTTTCGCGTGGTCCCCCTGGACGCGTACGAGCG